In Nymphaea colorata isolate Beijing-Zhang1983 chromosome 3, ASM883128v2, whole genome shotgun sequence, a genomic segment contains:
- the LOC116251629 gene encoding uncharacterized protein LOC116251629 isoform X2 — protein sequence MGSTSSMLTQYDIEEVQEYCRNLFSQQEIVSLYQRFCQLDRNAKGFISADEFLSVPEFALNPLSQRLLRMIDGLNFKDFVAFLSSFSSRASLQQKIEFIFKVYDSDCNGKVTFNDILEVLKDLTGTFILERQREHVLTRVLEEAGYSKETSLGLDDFIKILSKSGLKMEVEVPVD from the exons ATGGGGAGCACATCCTCGATGCTTACTCAGTATGACATCGAAGAAGTTCAGGAGTACTGCCGCAATCTCT TTTCGCAGCAAGAAATTGTTTCGCTTTATCAGAGATTTTGCCAACTTGATAGAAATGCAAAGGGTTTCATCTCAGCAGATGAATTTCTCTCCGTTCCGGAGTTTGCTCTTAATCCGCTTTCGCAG AGGTTGCTGCGGATGATTGATGGGTTGAACTTCAAAGATTTCGTTGCATTCTTGTCGTCCTTTAGTTCTCGTGCGAGTCTCCAACAGAAGATCGAGT TTATCTTCAAAGTTTATGATTCGGACTGTAACGGAAAGGTGACATTTAATGACATATTGGAGGTGTTGAAGGATTTGACTGGAACATTCATCTTGGAGCGGCAAAGAGAG CATGTCCTTACTCGTGTGCTGGAGGAAGCTGGCTACTCAAAGGAAACTTCTCTAGGATTGGATGATTTTATAAAG ATTCTTAGCAAATCTGGCCTAAAGATGGAGGTTGAGGTCCCTGTGGACTAG
- the LOC116251629 gene encoding uncharacterized protein LOC116251629 isoform X1 encodes MRPTFSQEWPGCPRTNLGGMGSTSSMLTQYDIEEVQEYCRNLFSQQEIVSLYQRFCQLDRNAKGFISADEFLSVPEFALNPLSQRLLRMIDGLNFKDFVAFLSSFSSRASLQQKIEFIFKVYDSDCNGKVTFNDILEVLKDLTGTFILERQREHVLTRVLEEAGYSKETSLGLDDFIKILSKSGLKMEVEVPVD; translated from the exons ATGCGTCCAACTTTTAGCCAAGAATGGCCTGGCTGCCCAAGAACAA ATCTTGGAGGGATGGGGAGCACATCCTCGATGCTTACTCAGTATGACATCGAAGAAGTTCAGGAGTACTGCCGCAATCTCT TTTCGCAGCAAGAAATTGTTTCGCTTTATCAGAGATTTTGCCAACTTGATAGAAATGCAAAGGGTTTCATCTCAGCAGATGAATTTCTCTCCGTTCCGGAGTTTGCTCTTAATCCGCTTTCGCAG AGGTTGCTGCGGATGATTGATGGGTTGAACTTCAAAGATTTCGTTGCATTCTTGTCGTCCTTTAGTTCTCGTGCGAGTCTCCAACAGAAGATCGAGT TTATCTTCAAAGTTTATGATTCGGACTGTAACGGAAAGGTGACATTTAATGACATATTGGAGGTGTTGAAGGATTTGACTGGAACATTCATCTTGGAGCGGCAAAGAGAG CATGTCCTTACTCGTGTGCTGGAGGAAGCTGGCTACTCAAAGGAAACTTCTCTAGGATTGGATGATTTTATAAAG ATTCTTAGCAAATCTGGCCTAAAGATGGAGGTTGAGGTCCCTGTGGACTAG